GTGTTCAGCGACCTTCATGCCGCCATCAACCGGCGTGCCGGGCAACAGCACCGCGAACTCCTCACCGCCCATGCGGAACGCCACATCGGCCCGGCGCAGTTGCATCTTCAACAGACGCGCCACGTGGACAAGCACCCGATCACCGGCGTCATGGCCGAAGCGGTCGTTGATGTCCTTGAAATGGTCCAGATCAATGAGGATCACGGAGAGGACGTGTCCGTCATGCCGGTACCGGTCGTGCTCGCGCAGCATCATCCGTTCCAGTGCCTGGCGGTTGTACAGCCCGGTGAGGGAGTCGGACAGTGACTCCTTCAGCATGGCGCTGTTGGCCCGGTGCTGGCTGCGGAACCAGAAATGGCAGAGCACGAACATGACCAGGGTGACGGTCACCAGGTCGACGGCCACGTCGGCCGTCAGCAGCTCGGGCACACGCTGCGCGCCCAGAACGAACGCGCCAGTGCCGACGATCAACGCCCCCAGCGTCATCCGCAGGCCGCCCCGGTGCCCGAGCAGGATGTAGCTGAAGACGGGAATGGCCGGGAGATAGACGTAGCTCACGGGGTGGACGTCGGGCCGCGTGATCAGCATCAGCATCACCGTGATGATCACGACCAGGTACACCACGGCCAGCGGCACGTACGGCACGGCCCGGCGATTGGCCAGAAACAGACCGGCACAGGTCAGAAACACCACCGTGTGGGCGATGGGAAGAACCACGAGCCCCTGCGCCAGGGCGTAAGGGAATATGGTGGCCACGGCAACCAGCGTGAAAACGAGCAGCGCCTGCAGCGTCGAGCGCCGGCGGCGGATCTCCCGGTGATCGTCAAGCATGGAAAGACCGTCGTCGGGCTCGGGCTTATGGACCCGCCCGCTCACGAGGTGCGCTCCAGCCATTCGGCGGCGAACGCCTGCGGCGGGCACGGGCGCCCGAACAGATACCCCTGCCCCCGTTCACACCCCATCTCCAGGAGCGCTTCACGGTGTCCCTCGGTTTCGACACCCTCGGCAATGCAGTTCATCTCCAGCGCGTGGGCCATGGCGATAATGGTGCCAACAATGGCGTGGTCACTGCGATCATCCAGCATGCCGAGCACGAACGAAAGATCGATCTTGAGCGTGTCCGCGGCCAGGTTCTTGAGGTAACTGAGCGAGGAGTAGCCCGTCCCGAAATCATCGATGGCAACACTGCTGCCCCGCGCCCGCAGGCGGTTCACCAGTGCGGCCGCGGTCTCCGGATCACGCATGATTCCGGTCTCCGTCACCTCCACGGCGATAACCCCCCGCGGCAGGCCATATTCCTGAATCACCCCATCCACCTGCTCCACCAGGCTGACATCGTGGAGCTGTTCCGCTGCGACGTTGACGGAAACCTCCGGAGGCAAGGCGTGCCCTGCCGCCCGCCAGGCCGCCAGGTCCCGGGCCACACAACGCAGCACCCACTGAAACACCGCTCCCATCATCTGGCGCTGCTGCGCCACCGGCAGAAACCGCGATGGTGGTATCCAGCCTTCCTCCAGACAGTTCCAGCGAAGCAGCGCCTCCACACCGATCAACGTCCCGGTACGCAGGTCGAGCTGGGGCTGGTAGTGCATCTCGAGCGTGTCGCGCCGGAGGGCATCGCGCAGGCGCCGGGCCAGCTGCAACTGGGCGTTGAGGGCGTCGAACAGGGCGTGATCATAAAGCCAGTAGTCCGCGCCTTCCTTTCTCGCCTGATGCAGCGCGATGTCGGAATGCTGCAGCAGCTCCATGGCCGTGTGACCATCATCCGGCGCCACGGCAACGCCCGCGGTGGCGTCCATGGAAAGCCCCATCCCACCAACCTGGAACGGCACCCGGAAAACGCTGCGCAGACGCTGCAGCAATCGTGGGACGTCGTCACGGTCAGCGCCGGCCGCCACCACGGCGAACTCGTCGCCGCCAAGGTGGGCGAGGAACTCCCCCGGCTCTATCGAGGACTGCAGCCGCATGCCCACCTGCGCCAGCAGATCATCGCCCGCGGAATGCCCCAGCGAGTTGTTCACGTCCTTGAAGCGCCGCAGGTTCATGGAGACGAGCAGCAGGCTGGAGGCGGTCGCCGCCGATGCGCCATCCAGGTGCTCGGCCAGGTGCGCCATGCACGCGGCCCGGTTGGCCAGCCCCGTGGTGGGATCGTGATAAGCCAGCGCCCGCATGTGCTCTTCCGCATCCATACGCTCCAGCTGGGCCACGGCCCGGGTTGCCACCAGCCGAAGAACGGACAGGGCGACCTGTGGATCGTCCACCGGCCGGCGGTACAGCACGAACAGCAGACCGACAGGCCTCCCGTCCGCGGCGTCCAGGCGATGGCCAACATACCCTTCGACGTCCAGCTCCCGGAGCATGGCATCCGCGGGAAACGCCGAGGCGACGTCGGCGGCGTACACGCACTCCTTCCGTGTCGTATAGGCCTCGCAGGGCGTTCCCTGGAGCGGATACACCTCCCCCTCGACGATCTCCCCGTCCACGGCCGTGGCAACCGGTGCGCTCATCCACAACTCACCGTCCACGAACCGCGCAATGGCGCCGACGTCAGCATCCAGCGCCTCGGTCATGGCCAGCACGAGCTGCTCGAAGAATTCGCCACTGGAACGGCCCGGGACCGCCGCCCCCACACCCCCGAGCACCCGTTCCAGTCGCGACTCCCGCTCCTGCACGCGCCGCACCTGCAACCCGAACTCCAGGTTCGAGGCCAGCTCGCGCAGGAGGCTACGCTCCTCTTCCGTGGGTGTTGCGGGTACGTCCCGCAACAGCACGAACACGCCGTAAGGCGCGCCGTTGGCCTGCAGCGGCAGACAGATGCAGCTACCTCGCCCGTACATTGACCGCAGGCTGTCCGGCAACGCGCTGACATCGTCGATGAACACCGGGCGCCCCTGCCTGACCGCCTGCGCCACCGGATCACCAGCCTCCGCGGCCTCCGTGGACCACGATGTCCCGCTCTCGCCGGGGCCATGGCGCGCCTCACCCCGCATGCACACGGGGGCGATCAGCTGCCCCGTGCCCTGGCCCACCTGCCCTACCCACGCCAGTGCGTAGCCGCCATCCTCGACGGCGACCTCACAGACCGTCTCCAGCAACTCGCACTCGGAATCGGCGTGGATCAGCGCCTGATTGCACCGGCTCAACATGCGCAGGGCGCGGACGCTGCTCTGCAGCGCCAGCTCCTTGCGCTTGAGCTCGGTCAGGTCGACGATGACCCCCTCGATCCGGTCGCCAGACCCCACGAACCGGGCCTGTTCACGCACCCAGCCAAGGGAGCCATCGGTCCGCCAGATGCGGTAATTCACCTGGTAGGGGCGATCGGACGTGCGCGACTGCTCCACCGCCTTGCGCACGAATGCGATATCGTCGCCGTGGATAATCCCGGCAAGCGTGACCTCACCGTTGATGAATGCGTCAGCGGGATACCCGAACACCGCCTCGGCCCCCGCGCTCATGTACTCCACGGTCCAGTCGGCATCGTTGCGACAACGCCAGGCCGCCCCGGGCATGTTGCTCACCAGCGTCTCGAACTTCCGCTGGCTCTCCTTCAGCGCTTCCTCGGCCTGCTTCCGGCGCGTGATGTCCCGCAGCGTTCCGGCAAAACGCAGCAGACTGCCTTCCCGGTCGCGCACCGGCGCCCCGCGCTCCATGATCCATCGCACCCGGCCGGCGGGGTCCACGATGCGGAACTCCTGCTCGTACTCGTCCGTCGCACCGACATCGGTGGCGCGGCGGATACGCCCCCGGTCATCCGGGTGCACGGCCTCCAGCCACGCACGCGGCTCGGCATAGACCCGCTCCCGTGGCATCCCCCAAAGGCGCTCGAATGCCGGGCTGAGGTAGTGCACCTGGTCGCTGTTGCGCCCGGACACCCAGAAAACCTCATCAACCACGTCCGCCAGCTCATACAGCCAGCCGCTCCCGTTTTCACCGCTCATGTCCACCGCTCGCAAGCCTGGCACCCGTGTTATCGGCCAAATGCCCTTCGGCTGTTACTAGATCACGGAGCACAAGGTGTAAACCATCTGCCTGTTCACATCATCGGCAACCCCGGAGCGCACCGCCGGACCAACACGGCCTCGCCGGGTGTCACGTCATTCCCGGCAGGGCCACCGACAGCCAGGCGCCGGCAAGCAGGAGCACCACACCGATCACCGTGTTGCTGACCGAGACGTAATCCGTGCGTTTATGGCAGGAACGCGACGGGCTGTGGTTCACTGCACGGCAAGCAGAAAAGGACGGCCATGTTCCATCTCTACCACCATCATGATCAGATCCGGCTTGCGGAGCTGCTGGCGGTGCTGCGCCAGCGCCAGCCGGCGGCGCCACTGGCTCCGGACACCGTGCTCGTGCCCAACCGCAGCGTCGGGCGCTGGCTGCAGATGCAACTGGCGGAAAGCGAGGGCGTGGCCGCCAACCTTGCCCTGCCCCTGCCGGCAAAGTTCGTCTGGGACATCCTCGGGGGCAGCCTGCCGGAGACACCGGACAGCTCCGCATTCGAGCGCGGCAACCTGCGCTGGCACCTGTATGCGCTACTGCCGCGCATCGCCGCATCGCAACCGCGCGTGGCCCGCTACCTGGACGGCACACCCCGGGAGCTTCGCCGCCTGCAGCTGGCCGACCAACTTGCGGATGTCTTCGACCAGTACCTGATCTACCGGCGCGACATGTTGCTTGCGTGGGAACGCGGCGAAGGGGAGCAGCGCAGCCCGGCGGACTGGCAGGCGCCCATCTGGCGGGCACTGGTGGGCGCCCTCACCGAGCGCCACCGGGCGCGCCTGCTCGAAGAGTTCATCCAGGCGGTGGAAACCGGCCAAGCGCTG
This portion of the Aquisalimonas asiatica genome encodes:
- a CDS encoding GGDEF domain-containing protein, whose product is MSGRVHKPEPDDGLSMLDDHREIRRRRSTLQALLVFTLVAVATIFPYALAQGLVVLPIAHTVVFLTCAGLFLANRRAVPYVPLAVVYLVVIITVMLMLITRPDVHPVSYVYLPAIPVFSYILLGHRGGLRMTLGALIVGTGAFVLGAQRVPELLTADVAVDLVTVTLVMFVLCHFWFRSQHRANSAMLKESLSDSLTGLYNRQALERMMLREHDRYRHDGHVLSVILIDLDHFKDINDRFGHDAGDRVLVHVARLLKMQLRRADVAFRMGGEEFAVLLPGTPVDGGMKVAEHIRKGIKARPAWWQGERIHLTMSAGVAELGLDGRTWTDLYRIVDARLYDAKNRGRDRVVGR
- a CDS encoding sensor domain-containing protein, translating into MSGENGSGWLYELADVVDEVFWVSGRNSDQVHYLSPAFERLWGMPRERVYAEPRAWLEAVHPDDRGRIRRATDVGATDEYEQEFRIVDPAGRVRWIMERGAPVRDREGSLLRFAGTLRDITRRKQAEEALKESQRKFETLVSNMPGAAWRCRNDADWTVEYMSAGAEAVFGYPADAFINGEVTLAGIIHGDDIAFVRKAVEQSRTSDRPYQVNYRIWRTDGSLGWVREQARFVGSGDRIEGVIVDLTELKRKELALQSSVRALRMLSRCNQALIHADSECELLETVCEVAVEDGGYALAWVGQVGQGTGQLIAPVCMRGEARHGPGESGTSWSTEAAEAGDPVAQAVRQGRPVFIDDVSALPDSLRSMYGRGSCICLPLQANGAPYGVFVLLRDVPATPTEEERSLLRELASNLEFGLQVRRVQERESRLERVLGGVGAAVPGRSSGEFFEQLVLAMTEALDADVGAIARFVDGELWMSAPVATAVDGEIVEGEVYPLQGTPCEAYTTRKECVYAADVASAFPADAMLRELDVEGYVGHRLDAADGRPVGLLFVLYRRPVDDPQVALSVLRLVATRAVAQLERMDAEEHMRALAYHDPTTGLANRAACMAHLAEHLDGASAATASSLLLVSMNLRRFKDVNNSLGHSAGDDLLAQVGMRLQSSIEPGEFLAHLGGDEFAVVAAGADRDDVPRLLQRLRSVFRVPFQVGGMGLSMDATAGVAVAPDDGHTAMELLQHSDIALHQARKEGADYWLYDHALFDALNAQLQLARRLRDALRRDTLEMHYQPQLDLRTGTLIGVEALLRWNCLEEGWIPPSRFLPVAQQRQMMGAVFQWVLRCVARDLAAWRAAGHALPPEVSVNVAAEQLHDVSLVEQVDGVIQEYGLPRGVIAVEVTETGIMRDPETAAALVNRLRARGSSVAIDDFGTGYSSLSYLKNLAADTLKIDLSFVLGMLDDRSDHAIVGTIIAMAHALEMNCIAEGVETEGHREALLEMGCERGQGYLFGRPCPPQAFAAEWLERTS